Part of the Cohnella candidum genome, GATGATGACGATTTTGCTCATTTTCATAGCCTCCAATGGGAATGAGATAAGAGTTCTACTAAACCACGGGCGACGGCGTCCGCGCCTGCCGCAGCTCCCGGCCCGCTTCGAGAATCGCTTCGACGAAGGGGACGTGTTCACCGTATGGGGAGATGACGTTCGTCTGCAGCGAGATCCCTTCGGTCTCCGTCACGGGCACCGGGAACAGCTTCTCCTCGGCCACCTCCCTGCGGACGGCGAGCCCGGGCAGAAAGCCGATTCCCGCCTTTTGCATGACGAGCTTTTTGGCCATTTCCGAGTTGTCGGTTTGGATCTGGATGTTGGGCGGAATGTCCAGGGTTTCGAAAATCCGGTGGATCCTCAGCCAGTCCAACGCGCCGCATTCGAAGAACACGAGAGGCTGTTCCGCGATTTGCGCCGCCGTGACCCGCTCGCCCGTGGCGAATGGATGTCCTTCGTAGGCGTACAGCCGGATGGGATCCTCGTAAAATTTCACCGACTGAAGCTGCGGGTGGTTGACGTTGCGGACGAAGCCGATGTCGACTTCCTGGTTCAACGTTTTGTTCAGGATATCGTCGGTCGTTCCCGTGACGAACCGGTACTGGATGCCGGGGAACTTCCGCTTCAAGCGGGGAAGCAGCTCGGGAATGACGTAATTGGATACCGAAACGGTGCAGCCGATTTTCAGCTCC contains:
- a CDS encoding LysR family transcriptional regulator, yielding MNIENIEAFVYVIHYGSFNKAAEALYLSQPSVTARIQSLERELDCRLFDRTGKQIRITEEGKRFLPYAQQLILTYQKGKLHINQKKSLPAELKIGCTVSVSNYVIPELLPRLKRKFPGIQYRFVTGTTDDILNKTLNQEVDIGFVRNVNHPQLQSVKFYEDPIRLYAYEGHPFATGERVTAAQIAEQPLVFFECGALDWLRIHRIFETLDIPPNIQIQTDNSEMAKKLVMQKAGIGFLPGLAVRREVAEEKLFPVPVTETEGISLQTNVISPYGEHVPFVEAILEAGRELRQARTPSPVV